Genomic DNA from Thermoplasmata archaeon:
TAGAGTTCATGAGGGAATATGGTTCTTTTCCTATATATTACTAACGGAATTATCTTGGGAAGAGATACACATGGAACAAAATCGTAAGCAGCATTGCAAGGAGTGTCTGGAGAACTGCTACGATAATACCTGGCTTTAACCACTGCCAGAATGTAATTGTCAGATTTCTCTCCTTCTGCACCTTATCCACAGCAATCACATTTGCAGAGCTGCCAATGATTGTGAGGTTGCCCATGTAACACGAACCAAACAGAATTGCCCACCACAGTGGAAATGTGTTGAAAGGAAGTGTGCTCACCACACTTGCTAGAGTGGCAACTGCAAGCACATTCGCCATGAACGCAGAGATTATGCCAGAGAGCCAGATAAATATTGCAATATTCAGGGTCATGTCGCCCCCTGTTACATTTGTTATTGCTTCGCCAATTCTGGTTGTGATATTTGCATACTCAAGTGCGCCAACAGATGCAAAGAAGAAGATGAAGAACACGAGCGTGGGCCACTCAATTCTTTTTTCAATGACTTCTATTGAGTTTCCTCTTCCATAGGCAAGGGAAATTGCAGCAGCGAATATTGGCACGCCTAGAAGTAGTGAGTTTGGCTGGAGGTGGAGGATTTCCTCAAGTGGATGATGGAGCATCAAGCCAAGAATTGTGAGGAGAAATACAGCTAAAGGCACCCACATCTCTCTATGCGTGAGAAATTTCTTGTAGAAGTCCTTTGCTTTGGTAAGCTTCCTACTTATCTGGTAGTCCTGTCGCATCTTTCTATCCATCTCATGAATTTCCTTCCGATAATACAGCATCAACAATCCGATTGT
This window encodes:
- a CDS encoding SLC13 family permease, with protein sequence MHRNIEHLKLIAFADILIIVTILSVYFKFLTPENPVMGITFILFFTMLASVVIFWQHRIPILLLTIGIMFFLNILSIDAFIRYARFDVIAFLLGMMIVVAFLEDRGFFEVLLSLFLSKFGKNAKLFFAGLLIMSACFAAIVDEVTSVLFMTTMVLKVTKKYNVSPVPYILSVVFATNVGSTFTLIGNPVGVLIAFEGKLSFIDFLMWALPTGLLVLFFTIGLLMLYYRKEIHEMDRKMRQDYQISRKLTKAKDFYKKFLTHREMWVPLAVFLLTILGLMLHHPLEEILHLQPNSLLLGVPIFAAAISLAYGRGNSIEVIEKRIEWPTLVFFIFFFASVGALEYANITTRIGEAITNVTGGDMTLNIAIFIWLSGIISAFMANVLAVATLASVVSTLPFNTFPLWWAILFGSCYMGNLTIIGSSANVIAVDKVQKERNLTITFWQWLKPGIIVAVLQTLLAMLLTILFHVYLFPR